A stretch of the Argentina anserina chromosome 6, drPotAnse1.1, whole genome shotgun sequence genome encodes the following:
- the LOC126798523 gene encoding OVARIAN TUMOR DOMAIN-containing deubiquitinating enzyme 3, with protein sequence MAPKLSNEGVLEQLKNGTAQFELVSSPLLSISISQPNASSFTADYSHRFFARIGPPLGRGSSALRKVERYSVQRVTGDGRCLFRALVKGMAANKGSPLSPREERDNADELRMAVKEVICENEQERPQYEAAVVAITVDESLKRYCQRIQRPDFWGGESELLVLSKLCRQPIIVYIPEHEHAHGGRGPGFIPIAEYGSEFSKGSRNRKPRKAVRLLFSGRNHYDLLV encoded by the exons ATGGCGCCCAagctttccaacg AGGGTGTTCTGGAGCAGCTCAAGAATGGAACTGCTCAGTTCGAGCTCGTCTCCTCCCCActtctctcaatttcaatttctcaGCCAAACGCATCGTCCTTCACCGCAGACTACAGCCACCGATTCTTCGCTCGAATTGGTCCGCCGCT aggCAGAGGATCTTCGGCTCTGAGGAAAGTCGAACGCTATTCCGTTCAGAGAGTTACCGGTGATGGACGCTGTCTATTTCGTGCACTG GTGAAAGGAATGGCAGCAAATAAAGGGTCTCCTCTTAGCCCAAGGGAAGAGAGAGACAATGCAG ATGAACTAAGGATGGCTGTGAAAGAAGTTATATGCGAAAATGAGCAAGAACGGCCACAGTATGAAGCAGCTGTAGTGGCAATCACTGTTGATGAATCCTTAAAACG TTACTGCCAGCGAATTCAAAGACCTGATTTCTGGGGAGGAGAGTCGGAGCTGCTG GTGCTGTCAAAATTATGTAGACAGCCAATCATTGTCTATATTCCAGAGCATGAG CACGCACATGGTGGAAGGGGCCCTGGTTTCATTCCCATTGCAGAATATGGAAGTGAGTTTAGTAAAGGTTCGAGAAACAGAAAGCCGAGGAAGGCTGTGAGGCTCTTGTTCAGTGGCAGGAACCACTACGATCTGCTTGTATGA